The Filimonas lacunae genomic sequence CCAGGGTTTAAATCGCCAGCAACAGCAAATGAACCGTGGCGAACAACGTACACAAAACTTCCAGCAATACAGGAACAGCGCACCTTCCGGCGGTTATTCCCGTCCTTCTGGTGGTAATCCTGGTGGTGGCGGCGGCCGTACTTTCAGTGCGCCTTCTGGCGGCGGTGGTCGATCTTTTAGCGCTCCATCTGGTGGTGGTGGCGGCAGATCATCCGGCGGCGGTGGCGGCGGAAGAGGTGGAAGACATTAATCAGTCATAATGCTTTTTTCATAGAGGGGTTGATCATAAAAATGATCAACCCCTTTTCTTTTGTCCGCAAGGGGAGACCCATTTTCCAGGTTGCGTGGGTTAGTGTAAGCTAACCTGGATTTATTTCTGGTTGCCCGCCAGTAATTCCAGGGTACTTTGTAATAATTGCAGGGTATTCTGCAGAAACTTTTGGGTAGCAAAAACTTATTGCAGGATATGTTGGAGTAATTTTCAGCTACCTTGAAATGATTGCTGGTAAATTAAAAAACAGTGCCGGGTAGCATGGAATCATTTCCGTTTACCCTGTTAGTGGTGCAGGTTAACCGGCAACAGTTTTTGGTAACTCTCCAATGATTTCTGTTTCAACCAAATTGATTTTCGGCTAACCCAAACTCATTCCCGGTTACCCAAAACAGATTTCCAGCTACTCTAAAATGATTTCCCGTTAGCCAGAACTAATTCCAGGGGATCCAAATATTGCTACTACATAACCAAAACTTACGGGCAGATTTTGAAAAATTGTTGCATCGTAAACGAACCTGTTTTCAGGTTAGTAGTCCATCCAACACTTTTACACGCAACAAATTCCAGAGTAGCCTGGAAATCTGTTTTGGGTAGCCGGTATTTTGTATCAATTAGTGGAAAATAGCTCCGGGTTAACCAATAGTCATTGGAAAGTAATGGAAAATAATAGCCGGGAAGGTTAAAATGTTTTTCCGGTAACCGGTAGGTACTGCTGATTTGCCAGGAATTGTTGAAAGGTTGCCAGAAGTGGTTACCCGTTTGTTGGAAGGCGTTACCGATTGCTGGTAACTGTTTACATAGTTGCTTTGAAGAGTGGGCGGTTTGCGAAAACTACCTGTTGCGTACCTGTAAATGAGCGGAGGCCTGCATTTGCAGGCCTCCGCTCATTCTAAAACATCCTCAGTGAAAGCGAAAATTATGCAATAGGCTCCTCCGGTTTCAACAGGGTTAACTGACCCAGGTGATAACCGATATGAACTGTTCTGCTCATCAATACATTCAGTTTGTTGCGGAACGGATCGGCGGCAAAGTCTTCTTCCGAAACACGGGTGTGCGGTTCCAGCCATTCGTAGGTTTGCATGTGTTTGAAGTGTGCTGCCAACCTGCTGCTTACCTTTTCCCAATAGTCTTTCAGTTCTGCTACAGTGGGTAATTCTTCAAATGTTTTATCAGGGTTGGTACCAAACAGTTCTTCCAGTTGTGGATACAGGCGTTCACCTAATCCCAGCAGCGGCAGCAGATTATCGCTTACGCTGGTTAAATGACCCAGCAGGTATATGGCGCGGTTGCGGCCAGGAGCCACTTCCTGCATATACACGGCATCGTCATATTTTTGAAAGTACTTGCTCACTGCCTTATTCTGTGTGTGCCATGCCTGAATAAACTGCTGTATCACCTGTTCGGTGGCGGCAGTAGTGGTAGTACCCTGGGTGATAGTATCAATCATATTGTAGTGTTTATATGGGTGATGGAATAAATAGTTGTCATCATTAAGCCGGTTTTAAAACGGTAGCATCCTGTGCATAGCGTGCTTTTATAAACAGCATAAACGTTATGCCCAGCAGTGCTGCTATAGCCAGGTAGGCAATGCCCAGCTGCATAGGGTTTTGAATAGATACCGAGTTTAGCACGGTATAGCTGAGTATGGAAGTAACCACATAGTTGCCCCCACCGGTAATACCGCTTACCATGCCTGCGTTTTTAGAAAAACGTCCCAGGCTGTACGACATATAGTTGTTGAATATAAAACCGGAAAACATGTGCAGTAACAGCACAAACGGCATTAGTATGTACAGGTTGTGGATGTATACCGATAAGGCTATCATCAACACGGCCACCAGCACCATAGCCAGTATGGCGGTAGATACTTTTTTAATCAATGGATGTTTAATCAATGCCTTGCTAAGCATACCACCGGCCATCAGTGCTACACCGGATAATAAAGCGGCGTAGCCGGTTACTACCGATGTTTGATGAAACAGGTGTTCAATGATAAAAGGGCTGCTCATACCAAATACCAGCAACATAGAGTAACAAAGCGCCAGTATTACCAGCCCCAGGGTATAGTCGGTGGTTTTTAAAATATTACTATATACGTTCACAATGGTTTTCAGGTGAAAGGGATGGAATTGTTGCAACGATTCGCCGCTGAATATCAGTTCCAGCACCATAAACGTAAACGCCAGTATGCCCAGGAAGTAGAAGTTGCTTTGCCAGCCGAAGGTTTCCTGTAAATAACCACCAATGAAAGGGGCTATGATAGGGGCGCTGGCCCAGATGATAGAAAACAGGCTGGTATAGTGTTTCAGCTTTTCGCCTTTGTATATGTCTACAAAATAGGCACGCTTACCTACCACAATAAAGGCTACGGTAATACCATGAATTACGCGCATCAGGTAAATGAGGTAAATGTTGTTGGTAAGTGCAATAACAAAGCTGGCCAGTGCAAAAACGGCCAGGGAAGCGATGTTCAGTTTAAAACGGCCAAAGCTGTCCAGCAGGCTACCTACAAACAGCTGACCAATGCCGTAGCTGATCATAAACACCACCAGTGATAACTGCACTGCCGCGCCGCTTACCTGTAAATGGCTGGCCATAGAAGGAAGGGAGGGCAGGTAAATGTCGGTGGCAAAACCAGACAAAGGTATCAGGGCAAAGGCCAGAAAGGTGCTGGGGCCCTGGTGGTTTTCCTGGATCTGTTTCATACTGTAATAATTGATGTATTTAAATTTTTCGATTGATTGTGGCAAAAAAAAGCCGGAATTATGGGTTAGGGGCTACCTTTTCGTAACCGCTTAGAAAAGAGATGTAGCTGCCAAAAACGCTGCAGTTTAATTTATAGCGTGTGCATCGGCCTTCTTTCTCGGCAACGAGCAGGTCGGCGTCTACCAGTTGCTTGGTATGATGCGATATAGTGCTTTGGCTGAGGTTAAACATGCTTACCAGTGCACTGCAGGCCATCCATGAATTGGGTTCTTCCTTAATGGCCTCAATAATTTTCAGCCGGTAAGGATCGCCCAGCGCTTTGGATATTTTTTCAACTGTTTTCTTGTCCATACTATCCCATTTTACAAGGTTTGTTTTTCATAGGTGGCAACGCTATCAGGGATTGTTATAATCCGCAGCCCAGGCGGTGGAAGCAATGTCCTGCTTACGCGCATTGCCCTGGCTGGTACGCAATCCTCTTTCATAATTCTGTTGTTCTGTGGATGGGAACCGGGAGGAACGCGAAAAAAGCGATTTGGTAAAACTGAGTAATCCTTTTTTCTTTTTCTCCTCGTTGTCGGCAGTGATGGCTGCCAGGTAACCTACTTTCATAGCACACATTTAATCTATCTATCTAAAAATATCGATATGTTCAATCAAAAAAAATGCACTCGCATTTCCAGGTGCAATATTAGAATGATTAATTGATAAAACGAAATATTTCGATTGATTAGTCCGAATGGGCTATTTTTCAAACACGCTTAAAAACTGCACATATTGGCTAAATGCTTCCTGGTTAATCTTATACCGGGCACACCGGCCATCTTTTTCGGCCAGCAGCAAATCGGCATCCACCAATTGCTTAACGTGGTGAGAGATAGTGGATTGCGCCAGATCAAACATGTCTACAATAGCAGTGCATTGCATCCAGTCTTTCTCTTTTTTAATGGCTTCAATAATTTGTATGCGATAGGGATCGCCTAACGCCTTGGAAATTTTTTCTACTTTTTTCAGATCGGTTTTCTGGCCCATTCTTACAATTTTTATCCCGGTTTACTGTGAAACGTTCATTAAAGGATGGGTTGCAGAAAGCTTGCCGGAACAAAGTGCAGCCAGGTACATAAAGCCACCTGTTTGGGTAATCATAGTTAATAGTACTACACTGGTTATATGCAAAGCAATCGTAAAAATTTTTGTTAGTTTCATTGGTTTGGGGTTGAATACAAATAAAAGGGCCTACTGCCGCGCTAAAGATACAGTATTGTTGAAATGCTTGTATACCCCTTAATAAAGTTGCACTTTGCGCAGCAGTTCCTGCTCGTATTCTTTGGAAAAAGTAATTACGCCCGAAGGCTGGCTAATAATTTTGTTTTCTTCCAGCCCCCTGTTCAGCCAGTTTTCCACAAAAGAAGCCGCATAACCATTGGTGCTTATTTCGTTATCGCTCAGCGCCAGCATTTGCGGGTACTCTTTCAGGTAATCGGTGGTGTCGTATACCTTTTGGTTTTGTGTATATAAATAAAACTGGATATCGTATACCAGGTACGACAGCTCATCTTCCTGCAGGGCAAAAGCGCCTTTATGATTGGTGAGTTGTAGCAGGATATTGCGCAAATGCCTGTCGAACGAAATATGCTTTTCCCGTTTCATATAGGTAAGCAGCGTGCTGGAAAAATTGCCGGTTCGTAAAATGCGCAGGGTGCTTTTCAGCTCTTCTTCCGATGTGTCAAAATATTCATCACTGATCAACCCTCTTACAAATTGCTCAAAGTTTTTGGCCAGCAGGGTTTTCTTAAAACCTGTTTCCTGCGACACATGCACTACGGCAGGCTCGTATTTACCATTGTTGCTTTTGGTGTAATCCAGCATAATGATATCATGTCCGGCCGATGGGCAGGTACAAATGCAAATGCCAATATCTGGGTATCCCCATTCTTCTATCATAAACCGGCTACCCAGGAGACCCAGCAGCGAATAGGGCTTGCTATCGCCAATGCTGTAAAAGCCGGAAATTTCCACATGGTCCTTCGCCCAGGATGTGGGCGTTCGGGTGGGGAAGCAGGTGTTGCACGGAATGCCACCATTGTGCATGCGCATAAAAGCGATGTAGGATGGTGGAAGCGGATAGCCGGTAGCTTGTTCTACAGCGGCAATCATATCGTCCGAAGGGGGCTTTTCAATGTATTCCTTCAGTGCGTAGGCGGTATCTTCCCAAAAAGTTTCCAGCTCAAAATCGGCAAAATATTGTTTTTCCATAAAGCGCAGATATTGATTTGAAGTTAAACAATTCGGTTGGTTTCCGTAACTAACAGGGAATCAGCCGTTTTAGCAAAAAGGCATTGCGTATACATGCGTGCCTATGCAGGCATGTTTGGTGAGAACAGCAGGGTTGGGTTCATGTGATGCAGCGATTACTTACTACTAATATAAGATATTTAATTATATGAAAATCAGGTTAGCAGGTTATGTTTATGCGATAGGAAAAAGAAGGCGATGGAATCCATCATATGTGTGTTTATATTTGAATAGTACCCATTGGAAAAATACATATGAAAACATTGCTATCTGTGCTGTTGCTGGCACCGTTCACTGCTTTTGCGCAGGAAATAGTTGACGGTCCGTATATCTATTATCAACAGGATTCTGCATTGATTAAAACAATATCACAGCAGGAAGATCTGTATAAGCCTGTAGTGAAACAAGTAGCTGTTGCTGCGCTAAATACGACTGTTATTACTGTAAATGTGCCTGGAAATGCAGGCTGGACTTTTACCACACATATACAGCCGCACATTACCAGCCCTGATGTAAGTTATCCTGCTCCTGAAAAAATGTACCTGCTTTCGGATATTGAAGGGGAGTTTGCTGCCGGCCGGCAATTGCTGATAGCGGGTAAAGTAATAGATGAAAACTATAACTGGATTTTTGGCAAAGGCCACCTGGTAATAGCGGGCGATCTGTTTGACAGGGGGAAAGAAGTGTTGCCCTGGTTGTGGTTGTTGTATAGCCTGGAAGAAAAGGCAAAAGCAGCAGGCGGTATGGTGCATGTTATTTTAGGCAACCACGACATTATGCAGTTAAGCGGAGATTTCAGATATACCGAAGCTGCTTATTTTAAAAACGCCTGGCTGATGGGAAGAGAGCTGAGAAATGTGTTTGGCGAAGATGCGGAGCTGGGCAGATGGTTAAGAAGTAAAAATATTATAGAGAAAATAGGCAGTGTGCTGGTGATGCACGCCGGCCTTTCGCCGGAGATTACACGCAAGGGCATGAGCCTGCAAAGCATCAACGAAACCTGCCGGCCCTATTATGCTACTGCCCGTAAAGACCGACCTGAAAGCGTGAAATCATTTTTCGATGCCAATTCCCCTTTCTGGTACCGGGGTTATTTTACGGCACCTAAAGCCACGAAGGAGCAGGTAGATAGTTCGCTGCAATTATATAATTGTAACACCATTGTGGTAGGCCATACTATCACAGACACTTCATTGGTAGTTTTGTATGATGGCAAAGTAATTGGCATTGATGTAAACGAACACGAAGGGCATCATGCTGCGCTGCTGATAGAGAATGGGCAGTTTTATGCAGTGGATGAGAAAGGCCGCCGGAAATTAATACCATAATATTCTTCCTGGAAATGAGCGTTTAATCATGTAACTAAATGTGAATTTATTACTTCTTTTTCGTACAGGACTGTATGCCAGTGTGGTAGCAGCCCCCCGGGATAAGGGCCTTTATCCGGTCATTGATGTACGATTAGTTATATTATTTTTGTTGATGTATTAAGCGAATACCATGAAAAAGATGCTGACTTATTGTGTTGTCATTACACTGTTCTCTTCCTGCTATAAAAAAGATGACAATTTGTACCCACCTATCGATACTGTATACACCAGCCTTACTATAAAAGTAAACGACACCTTACACCTGCGCGATATGTCAACCGGATACACGATGATAGAAGTGTACAAGGGAATACCTGAAACAGATTTTGCTTACACGATAGTGGGATTAAGCGGCATGAAAAAAGAAGGGGATGTGCTTGTTTCCGGATCGGGTAAAATGGATAAATCGGGCAACTGCAGCATTAGTGTATATAATTATAACCTGATGAAGTATAAGGATGGGATGTTGCAGGTGGTAATGTCGCTGGATAATGATGTGCAGTTGTTGGATACGGTTGTGAAAGAGGAATACGTGATCAGGGATTACCAGGATTTTGAGAGTATTCCTGTTTCCTTATCCGACGGCTATGCAGATGAGGTGTATAAACAGGCACAGGATTTTGCTTTTCCTGCCATTGTTTACACCACTTCACCCATAGAGGGCGCTTTTAAAGGAGTATATGATGGCCGGAATTATAAAATAACCAATTTAACCTGCGCTTCTGTAAAACGCGAGGTGTCGGGCAGTGTAGACAGGTTGGGTTTGTTTTCCAGCCTGGATTCTGGCAGCGTGGTAAAGAATGTGCGGCTGGAGTTAGGGACTGCCGGTATTGCTATGATAAACCAGGGTTATGCCGGCGGTATTGCCGCTGTTGCCAATAAGGCGCTTATCAGCAACTGTTCTGTCAAAGGAAATATTACCGATGTAAGTAACAACGGGTTGGCTATTGCCGGAGGCATCGTAGGCAAGGGGGATAATACCAGAATTATTGGCAGTTCGCACACGGGCACTATAAAAGGTACGCTGGTGGCAGGCATAGCGGGTGAAGCAGGCAATACCACCGTGGGCTACTGTTATCACAATGGCATAGTGGATGCGGGTACGGGCGGGGGCATTGTGGGGCAATTAACTGCCACCAATGGTGTATCTGGTGTAAAAATTCACGACTCTTATGTATTTGCCGCCGACCTGCTGAATGAGATAAACTTCTCTGCTATATACTATACCGGTAATGCTGCTGTCATTGCTGAGGTTACTAATTGTTTTGCCAATATAGGTAAAGTGCAAAGCGGTGCTACCCTGTACACCGCTGCTGATGAACTGAATGCGCAGCTATTGGAAATAACCGCCACAGATGTACCCGAAGGCGTTACCCTGCCGGCAGATGGAAAGCCTTATAAAGCGGCTACAGATGCTACACAGCCCATGGTGCTGTGGTGGCAGTAGCGTATATTGTGCCAGGTAAACTGGTTTCGTATGCTAAAATATATAGGGTGTTTATTGTTT encodes the following:
- a CDS encoding DinB family protein yields the protein MIDTITQGTTTTAATEQVIQQFIQAWHTQNKAVSKYFQKYDDAVYMQEVAPGRNRAIYLLGHLTSVSDNLLPLLGLGERLYPQLEELFGTNPDKTFEELPTVAELKDYWEKVSSRLAAHFKHMQTYEWLEPHTRVSEEDFAADPFRNKLNVLMSRTVHIGYHLGQLTLLKPEEPIA
- a CDS encoding MFS transporter; this translates as MKQIQENHQGPSTFLAFALIPLSGFATDIYLPSLPSMASHLQVSGAAVQLSLVVFMISYGIGQLFVGSLLDSFGRFKLNIASLAVFALASFVIALTNNIYLIYLMRVIHGITVAFIVVGKRAYFVDIYKGEKLKHYTSLFSIIWASAPIIAPFIGGYLQETFGWQSNFYFLGILAFTFMVLELIFSGESLQQFHPFHLKTIVNVYSNILKTTDYTLGLVILALCYSMLLVFGMSSPFIIEHLFHQTSVVTGYAALLSGVALMAGGMLSKALIKHPLIKKVSTAILAMVLVAVLMIALSVYIHNLYILMPFVLLLHMFSGFIFNNYMSYSLGRFSKNAGMVSGITGGGNYVVTSILSYTVLNSVSIQNPMQLGIAYLAIAALLGITFMLFIKARYAQDATVLKPA
- a CDS encoding ArsR/SmtB family transcription factor — its product is MDKKTVEKISKALGDPYRLKIIEAIKEEPNSWMACSALVSMFNLSQSTISHHTKQLVDADLLVAEKEGRCTRYKLNCSVFGSYISFLSGYEKVAPNP
- a CDS encoding ArsR/SmtB family transcription factor; translated protein: MGQKTDLKKVEKISKALGDPYRIQIIEAIKKEKDWMQCTAIVDMFDLAQSTISHHVKQLVDADLLLAEKDGRCARYKINQEAFSQYVQFLSVFEK
- a CDS encoding SMI1/KNR4 family protein, which translates into the protein MEKQYFADFELETFWEDTAYALKEYIEKPPSDDMIAAVEQATGYPLPPSYIAFMRMHNGGIPCNTCFPTRTPTSWAKDHVEISGFYSIGDSKPYSLLGLLGSRFMIEEWGYPDIGICICTCPSAGHDIIMLDYTKSNNGKYEPAVVHVSQETGFKKTLLAKNFEQFVRGLISDEYFDTSEEELKSTLRILRTGNFSSTLLTYMKREKHISFDRHLRNILLQLTNHKGAFALQEDELSYLVYDIQFYLYTQNQKVYDTTDYLKEYPQMLALSDNEISTNGYAASFVENWLNRGLEENKIISQPSGVITFSKEYEQELLRKVQLY
- a CDS encoding metallophosphoesterase; translation: MKTLLSVLLLAPFTAFAQEIVDGPYIYYQQDSALIKTISQQEDLYKPVVKQVAVAALNTTVITVNVPGNAGWTFTTHIQPHITSPDVSYPAPEKMYLLSDIEGEFAAGRQLLIAGKVIDENYNWIFGKGHLVIAGDLFDRGKEVLPWLWLLYSLEEKAKAAGGMVHVILGNHDIMQLSGDFRYTEAAYFKNAWLMGRELRNVFGEDAELGRWLRSKNIIEKIGSVLVMHAGLSPEITRKGMSLQSINETCRPYYATARKDRPESVKSFFDANSPFWYRGYFTAPKATKEQVDSSLQLYNCNTIVVGHTITDTSLVVLYDGKVIGIDVNEHEGHHAALLIENGQFYAVDEKGRRKLIP